Proteins found in one Canis lupus baileyi chromosome 26, mCanLup2.hap1, whole genome shotgun sequence genomic segment:
- the SOX18 gene encoding transcription factor SOX-18, with protein sequence MQRSPPGYGAQDDPPARRDCAWAPGPAAAAEPRGLPAAAAAAPAAPASPPSPPRSPPRSPDPGRYGLSPAGRGERPAADESRIRRPMNAFMVWAKDERKRLAQQNPDLHNAVLSKMLGKAWKELTPAEKRPFVDEAERLRVQHLRDHPNYKYRPRRKKQARKARRLEPGLLLPGLAPPPPPPEPFPAAPGPARAFRELPPLGAELDGLGLPTPERSPLDGLEPGEAAFFPAPEDCALRAFRAPYGPAELPRDPGAAYGAPLAEALRTGLYYGPGPFPGPLSPPPEAPPAEGDTLGPAADLWADVDLTEFDQYLNCSRTRPDGAGLPYHVALAKLGPRAMSCPEESSLIAALSDASSAVYYSACISG encoded by the exons ATGCAGAGATCGCCGCCCGGCTACGGCGCACAGGACgacccgcccgcccgccgcgacTGTGCATGGGCCCCGGGACCCGCGGCCGCCGCTGAGCCGCGcggcctccccgccgccgccgccgccgcccccgccgcgcccgcctcGCCGCCCAGCCCGCCGCGCAGCCCGCCGCGCAGCCCCGACCCGGGGCGCTATGGCCTCAGCCCGGCCGGCCGCGGGGAGCGCCCGGCGGCCGACGAGTCGCGCATCCGGCGGCCCATGAACGCCTTCATGGTGTGGGCCAAGGACGAGCGCAAGCGGCTGGCGCAGCAGAACCCGGACCTGCACAACGCGGTGCTCAGCAAGATGCTGG GCAAGGCGTGGAAGGAGCTGACGCCGGCCGAGAAGCGGCCCTTCGTGGACGAGGCGGAGCGGCTCCGCGTGCAGCACCTGCGCGACCACCCCAACTACAAGTACCGGCCGCGCCGCAAGAAGCAGGCGCGCAAGGCCCGGCGGCTGGAGCCCGGCCTCCTGCTCCCGGGCctggcgcccccgccgccgccgccagagCCCTTCCCCGCGGCGCCGGGCCCGGCGCGAGCCTTCCGGGAGCTGCCCCCGCTGGGCGCCGAGCTCGACGGGCTGGGGCTGCCGACGCCCGAGCGCTCGCCGCTGGACGGCCTGGAGCCCGGCGAGGCCGCCTTCTTCCCCGCGCCTGAGGACTGCGCGCTGCGAGCCTTCCGGGCGCCCTACGGCCCGGCCGAGCTGCCCCGGGACCCCGGCGCCGCCTACGGTGCGCCCCTGGCCGAGGCGCTCAGGACCGGCCTGTACTACGGCCCCGGCCCCTTCCCCGGGCCGCTGTCACCACCCCCCGAGGCGCCCCCGGCCGAGGGCGACACGCTGGGGCCCGCGGCCGACCTGTGGGCCGACGTGGACCTCACCGAGTTCGACCAGTACCTCAACTGCAGCCGGACCCGGCCCGACGGCGCGGGGCTCCCGTACCACGTGGCGCTGGCCAAGCTGGGCCCGCGGGCCATGTCCTGCCCCGAGGAGAGCAGCCTGATTGCCGCGCTGTCCGACGCCAGCAGCGCCGTCTACTACAGCGCCTGCATCTCGGGCTAG
- the RGS19 gene encoding regulator of G-protein signaling 19 isoform X1, translating into MPTPHEAEKQHAGPEEAGRPPSMSSHDAAPPAAPSRNPCCLCWCCCCSCSWNEERRRAWRASRDNKLQPLPSCEACATPSPEEVRSWAQSFDKLMHSPAGRGVFREFLRTEYSEENMLFWLACEELKAEANQHVVDEKARLIYEDYVSILSPKEVSLDSRVREGINKKMQEPSAHTFDDAQLQIYTLMHRDSYPRFLSSPTYRALLLRGSSQSSHEA; encoded by the exons ATGCCCACCCCGCATGAGGCTGAGAAGCAG CACGCAGGGCCAGAGGAGGCAGGCCGGCCCCCCTCGATGTCCAGTCATGACGCGGCCCCCCCGGCTGCCCCCAGCCGCAACCCCTGCTGCTTGTGCTGGTGTTGCTGTTGCAGCTGCTCCTG GAACGAGGAGCGGCGGCGTGCGTGGCGGGCCTCCCGGGACAACAAGCTGCAGCCCCTGCCCAGCTGTGAGGCGTG CGCCACGCCAAGCCCCGAGGAGGTGCGGAGCTGGGCGCAGTCGTTCGACAAGCTGATGCACAGCCCGGCGGGCCGCGGCGTGTTCCGGGAGTTCCTGCGCACGGAGTACAGCGAGGAGAACATGCTCTTCTGGCTGGCGTGCGAGGAGCTCAAGGCCGAGGCCAACCAGCACGTGGTGGACGAGAAGGCCAGGCTCATCTACGAGGACTACGTGTCCATCCTGTCCCCCAAGGAG GTGAGCCTGGACTCCCGGGTGCGGGAAGGCATCAACAAGAAGATGCAGGAGCCGTCCGCGCACACCTTCGACGACGCGCAGCTGCAGATCTACACGCTCATGCACCGGGACTCCTACCCCCGTTTCCTCAGCTCCCCCACCTACCGCGCCCTGCTGCTCCGGGGGAGCTCCCAGTCCTCGCACGAGGCCTAG
- the RGS19 gene encoding regulator of G-protein signaling 19 isoform X2, giving the protein MSSHDAAPPAAPSRNPCCLCWCCCCSCSWNEERRRAWRASRDNKLQPLPSCEACATPSPEEVRSWAQSFDKLMHSPAGRGVFREFLRTEYSEENMLFWLACEELKAEANQHVVDEKARLIYEDYVSILSPKEVSLDSRVREGINKKMQEPSAHTFDDAQLQIYTLMHRDSYPRFLSSPTYRALLLRGSSQSSHEA; this is encoded by the exons ATGTCCAGTCATGACGCGGCCCCCCCGGCTGCCCCCAGCCGCAACCCCTGCTGCTTGTGCTGGTGTTGCTGTTGCAGCTGCTCCTG GAACGAGGAGCGGCGGCGTGCGTGGCGGGCCTCCCGGGACAACAAGCTGCAGCCCCTGCCCAGCTGTGAGGCGTG CGCCACGCCAAGCCCCGAGGAGGTGCGGAGCTGGGCGCAGTCGTTCGACAAGCTGATGCACAGCCCGGCGGGCCGCGGCGTGTTCCGGGAGTTCCTGCGCACGGAGTACAGCGAGGAGAACATGCTCTTCTGGCTGGCGTGCGAGGAGCTCAAGGCCGAGGCCAACCAGCACGTGGTGGACGAGAAGGCCAGGCTCATCTACGAGGACTACGTGTCCATCCTGTCCCCCAAGGAG GTGAGCCTGGACTCCCGGGTGCGGGAAGGCATCAACAAGAAGATGCAGGAGCCGTCCGCGCACACCTTCGACGACGCGCAGCTGCAGATCTACACGCTCATGCACCGGGACTCCTACCCCCGTTTCCTCAGCTCCCCCACCTACCGCGCCCTGCTGCTCCGGGGGAGCTCCCAGTCCTCGCACGAGGCCTAG
- the TCEA2 gene encoding transcription elongation factor A protein 2 isoform X2: MDLLRELKAMPVTLHLLQSTRVGMSVNALRKQSSDEEVIALAKSLIKSWKKLLDASDAKAREQRRAGPPPTSSSKEAPEAKDPSRKRPELPRVPSAPRITTFPPVPVTCDAVRNKCREMLTAALQTDHDHMAVGADCEGLSAQIEECIFRDVGNTDMKYKNRVRSRISNLKDAKNPDLRRNVLCGVITPQQIAVMTSEEMASDELKEIRKAMTKEAIREHQMARTGGTQTDLFTCGRCRRKNCTYTQVQTRSSDEPMTTFVVCNECGNRWKFC; the protein is encoded by the exons ATGGACCTGCTGCGGGAGCTGAAGGCCATGCCGGTCACGCTGCACCTGCTTCAG TCCACGCGTGTCGGCATGTCTGTCAACGCCCTGCGGAAGCAGAGCTCCGACGAGGAGGTCATCGCCCTGGCCAAGTCGCTCATCAAGTCCTGGAAGAAGCTCCTGG ATGCTTCAGATGCCAAagccagggagcagaggagggccGGGCCTCCGCCCACATCGTCCTCCAAGGAGGCCCCTGAGGCCAAGGATCCCAG CCGCAAGAGGCCAGAGCTGCCCAGGGTGCCGTCGGCCCCAAGGATCACCACGTTTCCCCCCGTGCCCGTCACCTGTGACGCCGTGCGCAACAAGTGCCGCGAGATGCTGACCGCCGCCCTGCAGACAGACC ATGATCATATGGCCGTTGGTGCGGACTGCGAGGGCCTGTCGGCCCAGATTGAGGAAT GCATCTTCCGGGACGTGGGGAACACGGACATGAAGTACAAAAACCGTGTGCGGAGCCGCATCTCCAACCTCAAGGACGCTAAGAACCCTGACCTGCGGCGGAACGTGCTGTGTGGGGTCATAACCCCCCAGCAGATCGCGGTGATGACGTCGGAG GAGATGGCCAGCGATGAGCTGAAGGAGATCCGGAAGGCGATGACCAAGGAAGCCATCCGAGAGCACCAGATGGCCCGCACGGGGGGCACCCAGACAGACCTGTTCACCTGCGGGAGGTGCAGGAGGAAGAACTGTACCTACACACAG GTGCAGACCCGAAGCTCTGATGAGCCCATGACCACCTTCGTTGTCTGCAACGAGTGTGGAAATCGCTGGAAG TTCTGCTGA
- the TCEA2 gene encoding transcription elongation factor A protein 2 isoform X1, producing MMGKEEEIARIARRLDKMVTKKSAEGAMDLLRELKAMPVTLHLLQSTRVGMSVNALRKQSSDEEVIALAKSLIKSWKKLLDASDAKAREQRRAGPPPTSSSKEAPEAKDPSRKRPELPRVPSAPRITTFPPVPVTCDAVRNKCREMLTAALQTDHDHMAVGADCEGLSAQIEECIFRDVGNTDMKYKNRVRSRISNLKDAKNPDLRRNVLCGVITPQQIAVMTSEEMASDELKEIRKAMTKEAIREHQMARTGGTQTDLFTCGRCRRKNCTYTQVQTRSSDEPMTTFVVCNECGNRWKFC from the exons ATGATGGGCAAGGAGGAGGAGATCGCGCGGATCGCCCGCAGGCTGGACAAGATGGTGACCAAGAAGAGTGCG GAGGGAGCCATGGACCTGCTGCGGGAGCTGAAGGCCATGCCGGTCACGCTGCACCTGCTTCAG TCCACGCGTGTCGGCATGTCTGTCAACGCCCTGCGGAAGCAGAGCTCCGACGAGGAGGTCATCGCCCTGGCCAAGTCGCTCATCAAGTCCTGGAAGAAGCTCCTGG ATGCTTCAGATGCCAAagccagggagcagaggagggccGGGCCTCCGCCCACATCGTCCTCCAAGGAGGCCCCTGAGGCCAAGGATCCCAG CCGCAAGAGGCCAGAGCTGCCCAGGGTGCCGTCGGCCCCAAGGATCACCACGTTTCCCCCCGTGCCCGTCACCTGTGACGCCGTGCGCAACAAGTGCCGCGAGATGCTGACCGCCGCCCTGCAGACAGACC ATGATCATATGGCCGTTGGTGCGGACTGCGAGGGCCTGTCGGCCCAGATTGAGGAAT GCATCTTCCGGGACGTGGGGAACACGGACATGAAGTACAAAAACCGTGTGCGGAGCCGCATCTCCAACCTCAAGGACGCTAAGAACCCTGACCTGCGGCGGAACGTGCTGTGTGGGGTCATAACCCCCCAGCAGATCGCGGTGATGACGTCGGAG GAGATGGCCAGCGATGAGCTGAAGGAGATCCGGAAGGCGATGACCAAGGAAGCCATCCGAGAGCACCAGATGGCCCGCACGGGGGGCACCCAGACAGACCTGTTCACCTGCGGGAGGTGCAGGAGGAAGAACTGTACCTACACACAG GTGCAGACCCGAAGCTCTGATGAGCCCATGACCACCTTCGTTGTCTGCAACGAGTGTGGAAATCGCTGGAAG TTCTGCTGA
- the C26H20orf204 gene encoding uncharacterized protein C20orf204 homolog, with the protein MVTPRPALWALLLALLGMAPGQAGPRACSVPNVLRHYRAVISEDLQAAVRQGGPGAAWTGPDSRPLHFIQKNLTGAVASGWRGRVGASCGAQKERGILLSIASLGRTLRRVVAGRRRGALERAAWTVALRTDAVMRRHCWVLRQRSQWPKRRPPRRRRGSRRLVLRALDAIATCWEKLFALRAATEGT; encoded by the exons GTGACTCCCAGGCCTGCACTCTGGGCGCTCCTGCTGGCTCTGCTGGGGATGGCGCCCGGCCAGGCAGGGCCCCGTGCCTGCAGCGTCCCTAACGTGCTCCGCCACTACCGAGCGGTCATCTCGGAGGACCTGCAGGCCGCCGTgaggcagggagggccagggGCCGCGTGGACAGGGCCGGACTCCCGACCCCTGCATTTCATTCAGAAAAACCTGACTGGAGCTGTGGCCTCTGGCTGGAGGGGTCGGGTGGGAGCTTCCTGCGGTGCCCAGAAG gaGCGCGGAATCCTACTGTCCATTGCGTCCCTGGGTCGGACCCTGCGCAGGGTGGTGGCCGGGCGCCGCCGCGGGGCGCTGGAGAGAGCAGCGTGGACCGTGGCCCTGCGCACGGACGCGGTCATGCGGCGCCACTGCTGGGTGCTGCGCCAG CGGAGCCAGTGGCCCAAGAGGCGCCCTCCCCGGCGGCGGCGCGGCAGCCGGAGGCTCGTGCTGCGCGCCCTGGATGCCATCGCCACCTGCTGGGAGAAGCTGTTCGCGCTGCGGGCGGCCACGGAGGGCACCTAG